A part of Spodoptera frugiperda isolate SF20-4 chromosome 25, AGI-APGP_CSIRO_Sfru_2.0, whole genome shotgun sequence genomic DNA contains:
- the LOC118268494 gene encoding uncharacterized protein LOC118268494: MIINNECKEDLQWWYNCIESAVNPIKNCQFKLEIYSDASRTGWGIFCDGQVANGFWTEEDKKSHINYLELLAAFLGLQCFAKDLSDCQILLRIDNTTAIAYINRMGGIQFNNLNQLAREIWQWCEAHKIWIFASYIKSKDNKEADFESRNDNIDCEWELSPAAFLDIVRSFGNPSIDLFATRANTKCNRYLSWPRDPYAENIDAFTVCWHNYTLFYAFPPFALISKTVQKIKDDNAIGILVFSMWPAQPWYPFVKSMAISAIKVFKPSKQLLLSPSRNLHPLHNSLSLGACILSGKHSRNK, translated from the coding sequence atgattataaataatgaatgtaaAGAAGATTTACAGTGGTGGTATAATTGTATAGAATCAGCCGTTAACCCTATTAAAAATTGTCAATTTAAGTTAGAAATTTATTCAGATGCATCTCGCACTGGATGGGGAATATTTTGTGATGGTCAGGTAGCAAATGGATTTTGGACAGAAGAAGACAAGAAAAGTCACATAAATTATTTGGAACTACTAGCAGCTTTTCTTGGATTACAATGTTTTGCAAAGGACTTAAGCGACTGTCAAATTTTACTACGTATAGATAATACAACTGCCATAGCTTATATTAATAGAATGGGTGgtattcaatttaataatttaaatcagcTTGCACGAGAAATATGGCAATGGTGTGAAGCCCATAAAATATGGATCTTTGCATCTTATATAAAATCTAAGGACAATAAAGAAGCTGATTTTGAATCTAGAAATGACAATATTGATTGTGAGTGGGAGCTGTCACCTGCAGCATTTCTAGATATAGTGAGGTCATTTGGAAATCCTTCCATTGATCTATTTGCTACTAGAGCCAATACTAAGTGCAATAGATATCTGTCCTGGCCTAGGGATCCATATGCAGAAAATATTGACGCTTTTACAGTATGTTGgcataattataccttattttaTGCATTTCCACCATTTGCTTTGATCTCTAAGAcggttcaaaaaataaaagatgataATGCTATAGgcattttagttttttctatGTGGCCGGCACAACCTTGGTACCCATTTGTTAAATCAATGGCCATTTCAGCTATTAAAGTGTTCAAGCCttcaaaacaattattgttatcaCCTTCCAGAAATCTTCATCCTCTGCACAACAGCCTTTCCCTGGGGGCCTGCATATTATCAGGGAAGCATTCAAGAAACAAATGA
- the LOC118277812 gene encoding uncharacterized protein LOC118277812: protein MPKSREEKLWKKLKKLEEKIKESQSRRRRIRSLSSSERESVDDPDPNERPEVIEDTGMFSLMITLYLVGTQQLQDDVLIALGNPSCSDKSYSESIHPEIIWRVENVLTSGLEKDRKNELLKKYLIPNNFALLEAPKLDMELEGLLSDPIKEKDKRIEERQQQLGVALSAVLSCLDNFVKVDPNPAKIEVLTDVARLLSDLHYNDTCTRRKLVAVNLDKNIVKTTESAKRDSFLFGERFNEDVKTANAIKKAAPNILKKSNFTRKMGQTRQSNYTQFKNKENFNAPPQVNRAKQGRGAGINPGTV, encoded by the exons ATGCCTAAGAGTAGAGAAGAAAAATTATGGAAGAAGCTGAAGAAACTGgaagaaaaaattaaggaaaGTCAAAGTCGTCGTAGACGAATTAGATCTTTAAGTTCGTCGGAGCGGGAGTCGGTAGACGATCCTGATCCAAATGAGAGACCTGAAGTAATCGAGGACACAGGTATGT TTAGTCTAATGATTACGTTGTACCTTGTAGGTACCCAACAACTACAAGACGATGTGCTGATTGCTCTGGGAAATCCGTCCTGCTCTGACAAATCTTATAGTGAAAGTATTCACCCTGAGATAATATGGAGAGTAGAGAATGTGTTAACAAGTGGATTGGAAAAGGATCGCAAgaatgaattattaaaaaaatatctgattCCCAATAATTTTGCCTTGCTAGAGGCTCCAAAATTAGACATGGAGCTAGAAGGCCTATTGAGCGACCCAATTAAAGAAAAGGACAAAAGGATCGAAGAGCGACAGCAGCAATTGGGGGTTGCGTTGTCTGCTGTATTATCTTGTttagataattttgttaaagttGACCCAAACCCAGCAAAAATTGAAGTCCTGACAGATGTAGCCAGGCTACTAAGTGATTTACATTATAACGACACTTGTACACGTAGAAAGTTGGTGGCGGTTAATCTGGataaaaacatagttaaaaCAACAGAAAGCGCTAAACGGGACAGCTTCCTGTTTGGAGAAAGATTTAACGAAGATGTAAAGACTGCTAATGCCATAAAGAAGGCAGCACCAAACATACTGAAAAAGTCCAATTTCACCCGAAAGATGGGGCAGACCAGGCAGTCAAATTATacccaatttaaaaataaggaaaactTCAATGCCCCTCCACAAGTAAATCGAGCCAAACAAGGGAGGGGGGCAGGTATCAACCCAGGAACAGTTTGA
- the LOC118281480 gene encoding myb-related transcription factor, partner of profilin: MEPRTRASPEQFSILLDFMERHGDLSRPQSGPQGRSKSERLWVELTNTLNSLGGGVQKSSDKWKKVWADWKTKTKKKYLNIRKHASGTGGGPSNRIALSVLEERVVAIIGISAVVGQAGIEEQGFNTTSNEPALVGSGIQLPVEQNSALGDNSQNLLNISNFADGTPGTSGICRTVTNACTPIIPSSPPPLTSSPPPLTTPSPPRIRPPPREQRHPRTPPLRRNRQQAGDSPLSTATTPRRALLSARRNRGLTPFERAAQEFAAVEQRRLAREEAREMRRLELEEERDKRLHEREMERLRLEAQKIEVAQQHNQLLHKLGILVQSLIDVISQQRQVGSLPSTDPL; this comes from the exons ATGGAACCAAGAACACGAGCAAGTCCAGAACAATTCTCAATTCTCCTAGATTTTATGGAAAG GCATGGCGATCTCTCGAGACCTCAGTCAGGTCCTCAAGGACGAAGTAAAAGTGAGCGATTATGGGTCGAACTCACTAATACTTTAAATTCTCTTGGTGGTGGTGTTCAAAAATCATcagataaatggaaaaaa GTTTGGGCTGAttggaaaacaaaaacaaaaaaaaaatatttgaatataagAAAACATGCTAGTGGTACTGGTGGTGGTCCAAGCAACCGAATAGCTTTGAGTGTTTTAGAAGAAAGGGTAGTAGCAATCATAGGTATATCTGCTGTGGTTGGACAAGCTGGTATCGAGGAGCAAGGTTTCAAT ACAACATCAAATGAACCGGCTTTGGTGGGCAGTGGGATTCAACTTCCTGTGGAACAAAACAGTGCATTGGGAGATAATAGCCAAAAtctgttaaatatttcaaatt TTGCAGATGGCACGCCAGGGACGTCAGGCATTTGTCGTACAGTCACAAATGCATGTACACCAATAATTCCGTCATCACCGCCCCCTCTAACATCTTCACCGCCTCCACTTACAACTCCATCGCCCCCACGAATACGGCCACCTCCACGTGAACAAAGGCACCCAAGAACACCTCCACTGCGTCGCAATCGGCAGCAAGCTGGAGATTCTCCATTGTCGACAGCTACAACTCCACGCCGTGCCCTATTGAGCGCGCGAAGAAATAGGGGGTTGACTCCTTTTGAACGAGCTGCACAGGAATTTGCAGCCGTCGAGCAACGCCGTCTTGCACGGGAAGAGGCAAGAGAAATGCGCCGCCTTGAACTTGAAGAGGAGCGAGACAAGCGCCTTCATGAACGGGAGATGGAACGACTACGATTGGAGGCGCAGAAGATAGAAGTGGCTCAACAACACAACCAGTTATTGCATAAATTAGGCATTCTTGTTCAAAGCCTAATTGATGTAATATCACAGCAACGACAGGTAGGAAGTTTGCCCTCAACAGACCCTTTATAG